The Lactobacillus sp. CBA3605 genome contains a region encoding:
- a CDS encoding DUF1634 domain-containing protein produces MIQKNSKVAEMQQVERLIGRILRIGVIVSALVIGLGLILMVMRGNGGYPNGIQPTGFRSIFNGVIALKPYAVIMLGLFLLILTPTLRVVVSIYAFAIEKDHLYVWITTLVLVILIIASVIGYLGH; encoded by the coding sequence ATGATTCAAAAGAATAGTAAAGTTGCCGAAATGCAACAAGTAGAACGGCTAATTGGTCGTATCTTACGCATTGGGGTCATCGTATCAGCACTAGTGATTGGTTTAGGCCTTATTTTAATGGTGATGCGTGGCAATGGTGGCTATCCTAATGGGATTCAACCGACGGGATTTCGGTCTATTTTTAACGGCGTCATAGCTTTAAAGCCCTACGCAGTTATTATGCTGGGTCTGTTTTTACTGATTTTGACGCCCACTTTACGTGTTGTGGTGTCAATCTATGCGTTTGCGATTGAAAAGGATCATCTCTATGTTTGGATTACGACATTAGTCTTAGTTATTTTAATCATTGCATCAGTAATCGGCTACTTAGGGCATTAG
- a CDS encoding sulfite exporter TauE/SafE family protein gives MTYSLLLLLGVGLLAGIFGAILGIGGGLIITPVLTLGMGLDIKYAIGASIIAVIATSSGATIAYLKDDMLNLRVAMFLEIATTVGAVLGAVLTGLVHANFLYFLFGALLVFTTYNMIRKLLSKASDAQDVQADQLATKLNLNGTYYDKALKEQVDYQVQNVPGGFTMMFGAGFASGLLGIGSGAFKVLAMDTIMHMPLKPSSATSNLMMGVTAAASAMVYFFNGSIKPGIAAPLAIGILVGALIGTRIMEHLKPRLIRMIFVPVMLYLGIQMIAKGFGVTI, from the coding sequence GTGACATATTCATTATTATTATTGTTGGGCGTCGGCTTATTAGCTGGCATTTTTGGTGCGATTCTAGGAATTGGTGGGGGCTTAATTATTACACCGGTTCTGACGTTAGGGATGGGTCTAGATATTAAATATGCGATTGGGGCCAGTATTATTGCTGTAATTGCGACTAGTTCAGGTGCCACCATTGCGTATTTAAAAGATGACATGCTTAATTTGAGAGTGGCGATGTTCTTAGAAATTGCGACAACAGTGGGGGCCGTCTTAGGTGCTGTATTAACGGGCCTCGTGCATGCCAACTTTTTGTACTTTTTATTTGGAGCGTTATTAGTTTTCACAACTTACAATATGATTCGCAAGTTACTCAGTAAGGCTAGTGATGCTCAGGATGTGCAAGCTGATCAGTTAGCGACGAAACTCAATTTAAACGGGACATACTACGATAAGGCGCTTAAAGAGCAAGTTGACTATCAAGTTCAAAACGTTCCTGGTGGGTTTACCATGATGTTTGGGGCTGGTTTTGCGAGTGGGTTATTAGGTATCGGGAGTGGTGCTTTCAAAGTGTTAGCGATGGATACGATTATGCACATGCCGCTCAAGCCTTCATCAGCAACATCGAACTTAATGATGGGCGTTACTGCGGCTGCCAGTGCGATGGTTTACTTTTTTAATGGTTCAATTAAACCTGGGATTGCCGCACCGTTAGCGATTGGTATCTTAGTTGGGGCCTTAATTGGAACCCGTATTATGGAACATTTAAAACCACGGTTAATTCGGATGATTTTCGTACCAGTCATGCTTTATTTGGGAATCCAAATGATTGCTAAAGGATTTGGGGTGACCATCTAA